A single window of Polaribacter sp. SA4-10 DNA harbors:
- the ffh gene encoding signal recognition particle protein produces MFSNLSDKLDKALHTLKGHGKITEVNVAETLKEVRRALLDADVNFKIAKEFTKKVQTKALGQDVLTTLNPGQLMIKLVKDELTELMGGETVGVNLGGSPTVILMSGLQGSGKTTFSGKLANYLKDKKAKQVLLVGCDVYRPAAINQLQVVGEQIGVEVYAEVGNNNPVEISQNAIKHAKATGKNVVIIDTAGRLAVDKEMMNEISNIHKAVSPQETLFVVDSMTGQDAVNTAKAFNDILNFDGVVLTKLDGDTRGGAALSIKSVVDKPIKFIGTGEKMDAIDVFHPDRMADRILGMGDVISLVERAQDQYDEEEARKLQKKIAKNQFGFDDFLSQIQQIKKMGSMKDLMGMIPGAGKAMKDVDIDDDAFKGIEAIIHSMTPLERSTPTAINASRKKRIAKGSGTSVNEVNQLMKQFNQMSKMMKMMQGGGGKKMMEMMQGMK; encoded by the coding sequence ATGTTTAGTAATTTAAGCGATAAATTAGATAAAGCCTTACACACCTTAAAAGGACATGGTAAAATTACAGAAGTAAATGTTGCAGAGACATTAAAGGAAGTTCGTAGAGCTTTATTAGATGCCGATGTAAACTTTAAAATTGCCAAAGAATTTACCAAAAAGGTTCAAACCAAAGCATTAGGTCAAGACGTTTTAACAACGTTAAACCCTGGACAATTAATGATAAAGTTAGTAAAAGATGAACTAACTGAATTAATGGGTGGAGAAACTGTAGGTGTTAATCTTGGTGGCTCACCAACAGTAATTTTAATGTCTGGTTTACAAGGTTCTGGTAAAACTACTTTTTCTGGAAAATTAGCAAACTATCTTAAAGATAAAAAAGCAAAACAAGTTTTATTAGTTGGTTGTGATGTTTACAGACCCGCAGCAATAAATCAATTACAAGTTGTTGGAGAACAAATTGGCGTTGAAGTGTATGCAGAAGTTGGAAATAATAATCCTGTAGAAATTTCTCAAAATGCAATTAAACACGCAAAAGCAACTGGTAAAAATGTAGTTATTATTGATACTGCTGGTCGTTTGGCTGTGGATAAAGAAATGATGAATGAAATTTCTAATATTCATAAAGCTGTAAGCCCACAAGAAACATTGTTTGTTGTAGATTCTATGACTGGGCAAGATGCTGTAAATACTGCAAAAGCTTTTAATGATATTTTAAATTTTGATGGAGTTGTTCTTACAAAATTAGATGGAGATACACGTGGTGGAGCCGCATTATCAATTAAATCTGTTGTAGATAAACCAATTAAGTTTATTGGTACTGGAGAGAAAATGGATGCTATTGATGTATTCCATCCAGATAGAATGGCAGATCGTATTTTAGGAATGGGAGATGTTATTTCTCTTGTAGAGCGTGCTCAAGATCAATACGATGAAGAAGAAGCTAGAAAACTACAAAAGAAAATTGCTAAAAATCAGTTTGGTTTTGATGACTTTTTAAGTCAGATTCAACAAATCAAAAAGATGGGAAGCATGAAAGATTTAATGGGAATGATTCCTGGAGCTGGAAAAGCAATGAAAGATGTAGATATAGATGATGATGCTTTTAAAGGAATCGAAGCTATCATTCATTCTATGACACCTTTAGAAAGAAGCACACCAACGGCTATCAATGCTAGTAGAAAAAAGAGAATTGCAAAAGGTTCTGGAACTTCTGTAAATGAAGTTAATCAATTAATGAAACAATTTAACCAGATGAGCAAAATGATGAAGATGATGCAAGGTGGTGGTGGTAAAAAAATGATGGAAATGATGCAAGGAATGAAATAA
- the folD gene encoding bifunctional methylenetetrahydrofolate dehydrogenase/methenyltetrahydrofolate cyclohydrolase FolD, whose protein sequence is MILLDGKKTAADIKEEIALEVRVLQNEGKETPHLAAIIIGNDGASITYVNAKVKACERVGFNSTLIRLSEDTTEEDLLNEIAILNIDKDIDGFIVQLPLPKHIDEQKILMAVNPDKDVDGFHPTNVGKMALNLPTFISATPFGILELLDRYNVETSGKHVVVLGRSHIVGSPMSILLSQKRKVGNATVTMCHSRTKNLKEFTLQADIIVAAIGIPEFLKADMVKDNVTVIDVGITRLADSSKKSGFRLVGDVAFEEVSKKADFITPVPGGVGPMTIAMLLKNTLLACKRNSEK, encoded by the coding sequence ATGATCTTATTAGACGGAAAAAAAACAGCAGCCGATATTAAAGAAGAAATTGCTCTTGAAGTTAGAGTGCTTCAAAATGAAGGTAAAGAAACACCACATTTAGCAGCCATAATTATTGGAAATGATGGAGCAAGTATTACGTATGTAAATGCAAAAGTAAAAGCTTGTGAACGTGTAGGTTTTAACTCTACTTTAATTAGATTATCAGAAGATACTACAGAAGAAGATTTATTAAATGAGATTGCTATTTTGAATATAGACAAAGACATAGATGGTTTTATTGTACAACTACCTTTGCCTAAACATATAGATGAACAGAAAATCTTAATGGCTGTTAACCCTGATAAAGATGTAGATGGTTTTCATCCAACAAATGTTGGTAAAATGGCATTAAACTTACCTACTTTTATTTCTGCAACTCCATTTGGAATTTTAGAATTACTAGACAGATATAATGTTGAGACTTCAGGAAAACATGTTGTTGTTTTAGGAAGAAGTCATATTGTTGGTAGCCCAATGAGTATTTTATTATCACAAAAAAGAAAAGTTGGTAATGCCACTGTTACCATGTGTCATAGTAGAACAAAAAACTTAAAAGAATTTACTTTACAAGCAGATATTATTGTTGCGGCTATTGGAATTCCAGAGTTTTTAAAAGCGGATATGGTAAAAGACAACGTAACTGTTATTGATGTTGGTATTACTCGTTTAGCAGATTCTTCTAAGAAAAGCGGATTTAGATTAGTTGGTGATGTTGCTTTTGAAGAAGTGTCTAAAAAAGCAGATTTTATAACTCCTGTTCCTGGAGGTGTTGGACCAATGACAATTGCTATGTTACTTAAGAATACGCTATTAGCATGTAAAAGAAATAGTGAAAAATAA
- a CDS encoding cupin domain-containing protein has protein sequence MKKKYTIQKSPFIVPTIDGKLIEEHFGNATDKNSQISIAHMVAPSGWNEPYQTPKFDEYTYIIKGRKQFIIDGETVVLEAGQSIKIEKNTRVQYSNPFDNECEYLAICLPAFSMDLVNREEE, from the coding sequence ATGAAAAAAAAGTATACAATTCAAAAATCACCTTTTATAGTTCCAACAATTGATGGTAAACTGATAGAAGAACATTTTGGGAATGCAACAGATAAAAATTCTCAGATAAGTATTGCACATATGGTTGCGCCTTCTGGTTGGAATGAACCTTATCAAACGCCAAAATTTGATGAATATACATATATTATAAAAGGGAGGAAACAATTTATTATTGATGGAGAAACGGTAGTTTTAGAAGCAGGCCAATCAATAAAAATTGAAAAGAATACGAGGGTTCAATATTCGAATCCTTTTGATAATGAGTGTGAATATTTGGCAATTTGTTTACCTGCTTTTTCTATGGATTTGGTAAATAGAGAAGAAGAGTAA
- a CDS encoding helicase HerA-like domain-containing protein, with product MLAGNLSEKGIPTPLTRTMFSAPMSRVDILTSKEIKQVLDTFRLMLKYNQDLDRDST from the coding sequence GTGTTAGCTGGAAATTTATCAGAAAAAGGAATTCCAACACCTTTGACAAGAACAATGTTTAGTGCGCCAATGAGTAGAGTGGATATTTTAACAAGTAAAGAGATAAAACAAGTTTTAGATACCTTTAGATTAATGCTAAAATATAATCAAGATTTAGATAGAGATAGCACTTAA
- a CDS encoding bifunctional oligoribonuclease/PAP phosphatase NrnA, which yields MNIYKQIEAEIQAASNIVITAHKSADGDSIGSSLGLLHFIEKLGKKAIVCHPDKAPGFLDWLDTSAILLMDENPEEVTVEMQKADLIFCLDYNATNRVGPEMQVLLEEATCKKIMIDHHLNPEDFPTITVSETTASSTSQLIVDLIEQSGHIDLLDEKIGTPLYLGILTDTGSFRFNSVKPRTHEVLAKILAAGVAHHLIHEKLSDNNTESRLRLQGYAMSEKLDILYEHNVAIISLSKEELAKYNYKKGDTDSLANLVLSIKGMKAAIVFTERDGIMKISFRSKGAENPVNVLAKEHFNGGGHANASGGMSELSVTETLEKLKGLIPKYFQKD from the coding sequence ATGAATATTTACAAACAAATAGAGGCAGAAATTCAAGCTGCTTCAAATATCGTTATTACTGCACATAAATCGGCAGATGGAGACTCAATTGGGTCTTCTTTAGGTTTACTTCATTTTATAGAAAAATTAGGTAAAAAAGCCATTGTTTGTCATCCAGATAAAGCACCTGGTTTTTTAGATTGGTTAGATACTTCGGCTATTCTTTTAATGGATGAAAACCCTGAAGAAGTAACAGTAGAAATGCAAAAAGCAGATTTAATTTTCTGTTTAGATTACAATGCTACAAATAGAGTAGGACCAGAAATGCAAGTTTTGTTAGAAGAAGCAACTTGTAAGAAAATTATGATAGATCATCATTTAAACCCTGAAGATTTCCCTACAATAACTGTTTCTGAAACTACTGCTTCATCTACGTCTCAATTAATTGTAGATTTAATTGAACAATCTGGACATATAGATTTGTTAGACGAAAAAATAGGGACCCCTTTATACTTAGGTATTTTAACAGATACGGGTAGCTTTAGATTTAATTCTGTAAAACCACGGACACATGAGGTTTTAGCTAAAATTTTAGCAGCAGGAGTAGCGCATCATTTAATTCATGAAAAATTAAGTGATAATAATACAGAAAGTCGTTTACGTTTGCAAGGGTATGCAATGAGCGAAAAGCTAGATATTTTATATGAGCACAATGTTGCTATTATTTCTTTATCTAAAGAAGAATTGGCGAAGTACAATTACAAAAAAGGAGATACAGATAGTTTAGCAAATTTAGTTTTATCAATAAAAGGAATGAAAGCTGCCATTGTTTTTACTGAAAGAGATGGAATTATGAAAATTTCTTTCCGTTCTAAAGGAGCAGAAAACCCTGTAAATGTTTTAGCAAAAGAACATTTTAATGGTGGTGGACATGCAAATGCTTCTGGTGGAATGAGTGAGTTATCTGTAACAGAAACATTAGAAAAATTAAAAGGATTGATTCCAAAGTATTTTCAAAAAGACTAA
- a CDS encoding VF530 family DNA-binding protein, translating into MHIKTNHQNESTDKKNQSDQLLDTVSNPEMNEELNEDKLVKRKRKQATEEQLNNPFHGVKLVQVLERLVAHYGWEYLGERVNIRCFNNNPTMKSSLGFLRRTAWAREHVEDVYLDMLEEKIAPN; encoded by the coding sequence ATGCACATAAAAACGAATCATCAGAACGAGTCTACTGATAAAAAGAATCAATCAGATCAACTTTTGGATACAGTATCCAATCCCGAGATGAATGAAGAACTGAATGAAGATAAACTAGTAAAAAGAAAGAGGAAACAAGCCACTGAAGAACAGCTAAACAACCCGTTTCACGGAGTGAAACTAGTCCAGGTTTTAGAACGTCTGGTAGCGCATTATGGTTGGGAGTATTTAGGGGAACGTGTAAATATTCGCTGTTTCAATAACAACCCTACTATGAAATCAAGTCTCGGTTTTTTAAGAAGAACAGCTTGGGCTCGAGAGCATGTTGAGGACGTCTATCTGGATATGTTAGAAGAAAAAATAGCCCCAAATTGA
- a CDS encoding LytTR family DNA-binding domain-containing protein, giving the protein MNVLIIEDEKPAARRLNRMLAALSIDVQQMLHSVEESLNWLQNNEHPDLIFLDIQLSDGLSFEIFEEIEVKSAIIFTTAYDEYALKAFKLNSIDYLLKPLDEDELIVAVDKFKTYQHKHSDVQVNINDIRKLLINPLDRKFKKRFTIKIGQHLKIIHVDEIECFYSENKATFIHTKENRNYLLDNSLEYWQEQLDPEHFFRVNRTFIVHINAIKDIITYSNSRLKLVLHSYNETEIIVSRERVKEFKNWID; this is encoded by the coding sequence ATGAACGTATTAATAATTGAAGATGAAAAGCCAGCAGCAAGGAGGCTAAACAGAATGTTGGCAGCATTAAGTATTGATGTTCAACAAATGTTGCATTCTGTAGAAGAGTCTTTAAATTGGTTGCAAAATAATGAACATCCAGATTTAATATTTTTAGATATACAGCTTTCAGACGGATTATCATTTGAAATTTTTGAAGAAATTGAAGTGAAATCTGCTATCATTTTTACAACTGCTTATGATGAATATGCATTAAAAGCTTTCAAATTAAATAGTATAGATTATTTACTAAAACCTTTAGATGAAGATGAATTAATAGTTGCAGTAGATAAATTTAAAACCTATCAGCATAAACATTCAGATGTTCAGGTAAATATTAATGACATACGTAAATTATTAATCAATCCTCTTGACCGGAAATTTAAGAAACGTTTTACAATTAAAATTGGCCAGCATTTAAAAATTATTCATGTAGATGAAATTGAATGTTTTTATAGCGAAAACAAAGCAACCTTTATTCATACAAAAGAAAATAGAAATTACTTGTTAGATAATTCTTTAGAATATTGGCAAGAACAATTAGATCCAGAACATTTTTTTAGAGTAAATAGAACTTTTATAGTACATATAAATGCTATAAAAGACATTATTACCTATTCTAACTCTCGTTTAAAACTCGTTTTACACTCTTATAATGAAACCGAAATTATTGTAAGTAGAGAACGTGTAAAAGAGTTTAAAAATTGGATTGACTGA
- a CDS encoding 2TM domain-containing protein, which translates to MENLSEKKLLRAKRKVEEIKKFYKHVVTYILVNLFLAFVWNFSFKIVGDFKVSNQFDGDGFTQVPIWFIWGFFLLFHALKTFGYLNLFGKDWEERKINEFMEA; encoded by the coding sequence ATGGAAAACCTAAGTGAGAAAAAGTTATTAAGAGCAAAACGAAAAGTAGAAGAAATTAAAAAATTCTACAAGCACGTAGTTACTTATATATTGGTAAATTTGTTTTTAGCTTTTGTTTGGAATTTCTCGTTTAAAATAGTTGGAGATTTTAAAGTAAGTAATCAATTTGATGGCGATGGTTTTACGCAGGTTCCTATTTGGTTCATTTGGGGTTTTTTCTTGTTGTTTCATGCTTTAAAAACGTTTGGATATCTTAATCTATTTGGAAAAGATTGGGAAGAAAGAAAAATTAACGAATTTATGGAAGCGTAA
- a CDS encoding 2TM domain-containing protein, whose amino-acid sequence MDNNFTQEASYIRAKKRVKAIKGFYIHFIVYVLTNIFLSGIIIWGLMKSGYRFEDTLSNFGVYSTWIFWGIGMFFHWLGVFGFKSLGFGSDWEEKKIKELMDKEEQRSKNI is encoded by the coding sequence ATGGACAATAATTTTACACAAGAAGCAAGTTATATAAGAGCCAAAAAAAGAGTGAAAGCTATAAAAGGATTTTATATTCACTTCATTGTTTATGTTTTAACAAACATTTTTTTAAGTGGAATTATCATATGGGGATTAATGAAAAGTGGCTATCGTTTTGAAGATACTCTTTCTAACTTCGGCGTTTATTCTACTTGGATTTTTTGGGGAATAGGAATGTTTTTTCACTGGTTAGGCGTTTTTGGTTTTAAATCTTTAGGTTTTGGAAGTGATTGGGAAGAAAAGAAAATTAAAGAATTGATGGATAAAGAAGAGCAACGAAGTAAAAATATCTAA
- a CDS encoding 2TM domain-containing protein produces MQQGFTKEQEYIKAKKRVKEIKGFYIHFSLYVLIMPIIITVNLLFSPGFHWFWFSLLGWGVGVFFHWMAVFGFRKIGFGKDWEEKKIKELMEEQSKKNRNHGQ; encoded by the coding sequence ATGCAACAAGGTTTTACTAAAGAACAAGAATACATCAAAGCAAAAAAGAGAGTGAAAGAAATAAAAGGATTCTATATTCACTTTTCTCTTTATGTTTTAATAATGCCAATTATAATTACAGTAAATCTGCTGTTTTCACCAGGATTTCATTGGTTCTGGTTTTCGTTATTAGGTTGGGGAGTTGGTGTTTTTTTTCATTGGATGGCTGTTTTTGGATTTAGAAAAATAGGTTTTGGAAAAGATTGGGAAGAAAAAAAGATTAAAGAGTTAATGGAAGAACAAAGTAAAAAAAATAGAAATCATGGACAATAA
- a CDS encoding 2TM domain-containing protein, which yields MESGFTKEQRYYKAQKRVKDIKGFYTHLTVYCIIIPVIIFMNLKFEPHFHWFWFSVFGWGSGLLVHWLTVFGFRLLGIGKNWEEKKIKEFMNENT from the coding sequence ATGGAATCTGGTTTTACAAAAGAACAGCGTTATTATAAAGCTCAAAAAAGAGTAAAAGACATTAAAGGATTTTATACGCATTTAACAGTTTACTGTATAATTATACCCGTAATTATTTTTATGAATCTAAAGTTTGAACCTCATTTTCATTGGTTTTGGTTTTCTGTTTTTGGTTGGGGATCAGGACTTTTAGTTCATTGGTTAACCGTTTTTGGGTTTAGGCTTTTAGGAATCGGAAAAAACTGGGAAGAGAAAAAGATTAAAGAATTTATGAACGAGAATACATAA
- a CDS encoding 2TM domain-containing protein, producing MEKEFTKEQQYVLARKKVEKISKFYKHLATYVIVNTFLSAIFIVGDINDGDTFIEALSDYHNYKICLYWGIGIAFQALNTFGLNLFMSKDWEEKKIKKYMDEQNNRR from the coding sequence ATGGAAAAGGAATTCACTAAAGAACAGCAATATGTTCTGGCTCGTAAAAAAGTAGAAAAAATCAGTAAATTTTACAAGCATTTAGCAACGTATGTTATTGTAAATACATTTCTAAGTGCAATCTTTATTGTAGGAGATATAAATGATGGAGATACTTTTATAGAAGCTCTTTCTGATTACCATAATTATAAAATTTGTTTGTATTGGGGAATAGGAATCGCTTTTCAAGCATTAAATACTTTTGGTTTGAATCTGTTTATGAGCAAAGATTGGGAAGAGAAAAAAATTAAAAAATACATGGACGAACAAAATAATAGAAGATAG